Genomic window (Bacillus pumilus):
GATAAAGAAACTTCGGCTAAAGAAGCCATTGAGGCATATTCTTTAGACAAATAAAAGAAGCCGGCTGATGAGCCGGCTTTTTAATATCGTTGAAATAACTCTGGATTTTTCGGAACGTTTTCTAAATAAACGATCTTTCCTTGGTCGTCCAGTTCTGCAATATCAATTCCTTCTGCTGTATAGACACGGCCATCCGAAAGTTTCCCGCAAACAGCCCAGTTTGTTTCATACTTTCCGTCTTCTCTTTTATTCCAGCCATCCCACATATGCTTGATGTCTTCATGCACGTGGAAAAATGTGTTTAAAAACTGTGTAAACGCTTGGATACCAGGCTTCTCGGCGCCATTTAAGACAATCATGACATCGTCAGAAAACAATGCCAGCAATTCTTCCATTTGCTTCTGCCCTTTTCCCGCTTCATCGTATCGGCGAAAATACGTATCGAGTACTTCCATTGTTCATTCTCCTTTATTTACCTGTCATTTCGAAAATAATCGAACAAATTAATTGTACACATTTGCTTCTCGCCTGTCTATTTTCCCCGACATCAGAAAGACATGAATTGAGTCAATCCATGTCGTCTCCTAAAGCTAAAGAGATGCCTTTTCTGAGTCAACAAGTGCTTTCAAGGCTTCTGCTGCTTTTTTCGGTTCACTACTCTGGCTAATGGCGCTAATGATGCTAATACCATCTGCCCCTGATCGGATGATTGGCGCAGCATTGTCGTATGTGATCCCCCCGATGCCCACAATCGGAATAAGAAGACCATGACGACGTACTTCAGTGATCAAAGACACCCCTTGAACACTGCGTGTATCTTTTTTTGTTTCTGATGGATAAACAGGACCCATCCCGACATAATCTGCGCCGTCCTTCATGGCTTGTTTCACTTCATCTAGGTTATGCGTAGACACGCCTAATATTTTATTCCCGATTTTTCGTCTGACGTCGCGTGCATTTGTATCTTCCTGTCCAACATGAACGCCGTCTGCATCAAGATCCATCGCTAACTGTACATCATCATTCACAATAAAAGGAACACTGGCTTCTTGGCAAAGCACTTGAAGCTGACGAGACAATTGTTTCTTTTCTTCCCCCTGCAGAGCTCCATCACCCTTTTCACGGAATTGGAACATGGTAATCCCGCCTTGAATGGCTTCCTTTACGACATCAAGCGGCTGCCTGCTGGTATTCGCTGTTCCCATAATAAAATAAACCGATAATTGCTGTTTGATTTGCTGTTGATCAGCCTTTGTCATGTGAAATTCCCCCTATTTTCCCCAGCGTCAACACATCATCGCCAGTTGTGTGTGAGAGTGCATTTAATAATTCCATTTGAAACGTTCCTGGCCCTTTTTCCTTTGTGGACTGCGCTGCCCGTTCAGCTGCAACACCATAAAACAATAAAGCAGCTGCCGATGCATGAAGCGGCTGTTCACCTGTTGCACAAAAAGCCCCGATGACCGATGTCAGTAAACAACCAGTTCCCGTCACCTTGGTGAGCCATTCATGT
Coding sequences:
- a CDS encoding nuclear transport factor 2 family protein, whose protein sequence is MEVLDTYFRRYDEAGKGQKQMEELLALFSDDVMIVLNGAEKPGIQAFTQFLNTFFHVHEDIKHMWDGWNKREDGKYETNWAVCGKLSDGRVYTAEGIDIAELDDQGKIVYLENVPKNPELFQRY
- the thiE gene encoding thiamine phosphate synthase, translating into MTKADQQQIKQQLSVYFIMGTANTSRQPLDVVKEAIQGGITMFQFREKGDGALQGEEKKQLSRQLQVLCQEASVPFIVNDDVQLAMDLDADGVHVGQEDTNARDVRRKIGNKILGVSTHNLDEVKQAMKDGADYVGMGPVYPSETKKDTRSVQGVSLITEVRRHGLLIPIVGIGGITYDNAAPIIRSGADGISIISAISQSSEPKKAAEALKALVDSEKASL